Below is a window of Planococcus rifietoensis DNA.
ACCACATTCGAAAAAGTAGAAGAGATGCCGCTGATCGTCGTGAAAAAAGATGGTTCCCGTGAAGAATTCAGCCGCGAGAAAGTGTTGCGCGGCTTGATCCGCGCGTGTGAAAAACGGCCAGTGTCACTTGATATGCTTGAAGCAGTTGTTTTCGATATCGAAAAAGAATTGCGCCGGAGCGGCAATCCTGAAGTGAAATCGGAAGAAGTCGGTGAATTGGTCATGAACCGGTTGGCGGATATCGATGAAGTGGCCTATGTCCGCTTTGCTTCGGTCTATCGCCAGTTCAAAGACATTACGGTCTTTATCGATGAACTGAAAGATCTGCTTGACCGCAATCCCGGTGACAAGGACAGCAAATAAGGCGGTGACCACATGACAATGTACAAAGAACTTCAGCCCGCCGACTTGTACCGGATCCGCATGCCATATCCATTTTCCAATTACGACCGCCAGTTGCTGACGCTCCTTTATCAGCCGATGGTCGGGTCAGATGCCATTTCCCTCTACTTGACACTTTGGGCAGATGGCGAAATGCGGTCTGAGGATTCGACGCATTATACATTGATGAACACGCTCGGAAAACCGGTCAAAGCGATTTTCGAATCCCGCATTCAACTCGAAGCAATCGGTTTATTGAAGACTTTTCGAAAAGACGGGGAAAACCGTTCGTTCGTATACGAACTGTGCCCGCCGCTCGATCCGAAAACCTTTTTTGCCGACCCGCTATTGTCGATGTTCCTGTTCAGTAAAATTGGTGAATCGTCGTATCGCCGTGTCCGCGATCGTTTTGTCATCCAGGCGCCGCTTGCTGAAGGATATGCAGAAGTCTCCAGGACTTTCACAG
It encodes the following:
- the nrdR gene encoding transcriptional regulator NrdR, coding for MKCPACQHNGTRVVDSRPIDEMKSIRRRRECEACGYRFTTFEKVEEMPLIVVKKDGSREEFSREKVLRGLIRACEKRPVSLDMLEAVVFDIEKELRRSGNPEVKSEEVGELVMNRLADIDEVAYVRFASVYRQFKDITVFIDELKDLLDRNPGDKDSK